A genomic stretch from Bacteroidia bacterium includes:
- a CDS encoding PKD domain-containing protein codes for MKKLLTTLSLVAIGFLGTTVAQNNLCGTTRVMQKYFEEHPEAVQQFQEYYQNMDHSVYNGPKAVKYIPMVFHVIYNSSTNAGNASDAVIQATIAQMNADYRKQNSDFSNTRSQFVSVAADAEIQFCLATTDPNGNSTTGIIRTTTTKANWSVDTETNNMKDPAGNDGGVYPWDFRKYLNVWVVDLADYSPSTGGTAGYAYLPAWGSSWEAIDGIVVDYQVLGSGDRTLTHECGHYLGLPHPWEDENANAGCTPGDGFSDTPPTDQPTFTCPSNQTRCSGQLTQWENFMDYSACPTMFTTQQANKMNTILATTYNSNNGIAGRAQLVSWSGCNSSTATLNAAFVGSPTTVVAGNTVTFTDQSTGNPTSWTWTFAGGSPSTFSGQNPPVITYSTPGVYTVTLVVSDGTNSDTQTSTNYITVTSQGGGGGTGCDTLFYFNGLYYSVASTVDPNFSIVPSDNDGLTPNTNNPMTSTDWGTYYDVIAVGDTDFYQLATSYFDNPGTADNWIIFGPLTAGTQSSTLSWYHWMIDNTYRDGYEVLVTTAGNTIADFAGATTIASFADNDPATDGDTVWTAQTANLPASFNGQDVYIAFHHTANDMFILGLDEFLFSKCDAAVAALDANFVGNPTTVNVGGTVNFTDLSTGNPTSWTWTFNGGSPATFNGQTPPAITYNTVGYYTVSLTVSDGTNSDTQTNSYYINVVQTSTTDTCYTRLITDLGSYYVDPVDQANFAFNFYDQDQGTGNSAINPPFDGDWQLLYTVDSITGDTNNFLAATSWFDTPVQADNWFTFGPLTIQNDTVLVSWWHQYLDNGFRDGYEVLVSPVGPTPANFQTVNVSLYNVTDNDASTDGDTVWTPQAVVINAAAYVGAQVYVAFHHFGNDQFIVMVDDIWVQDCDTINTVITGTKSNTHDQMAIVPNPSNGEFFLNYQFGTKENLNVTIMDAMGRIVFEQSVTEADGGMLKLNLENNAQGIYHARIQHGNSVAVKKLVIQH; via the coding sequence ATGAAGAAATTACTTACTACTTTATCCCTTGTCGCTATTGGTTTTTTGGGAACTACGGTTGCCCAAAATAACCTATGCGGAACAACACGAGTAATGCAAAAGTATTTTGAAGAGCATCCAGAGGCTGTTCAACAATTCCAGGAGTATTACCAAAACATGGACCATTCGGTATACAACGGCCCCAAGGCTGTGAAGTATATTCCGATGGTATTTCATGTTATCTATAATTCATCCACCAATGCCGGAAATGCCTCCGATGCAGTCATCCAGGCTACCATTGCTCAAATGAATGCAGATTACAGGAAGCAGAATAGTGATTTTTCCAATACACGTTCACAGTTTGTGAGTGTTGCAGCAGATGCGGAAATTCAATTCTGTTTGGCAACTACCGATCCGAATGGTAATTCTACTACCGGTATTATTCGTACGACTACCACCAAGGCAAACTGGTCTGTTGATACAGAAACCAATAATATGAAAGACCCTGCCGGAAACGATGGTGGTGTATATCCTTGGGATTTTAGAAAGTACCTCAATGTTTGGGTGGTTGATTTGGCAGATTATAGTCCATCAACAGGTGGAACTGCCGGTTATGCTTATCTTCCGGCTTGGGGATCTTCCTGGGAAGCAATTGATGGTATTGTGGTAGATTATCAGGTGTTGGGTTCAGGTGATCGTACCTTAACCCACGAGTGCGGACACTACCTGGGTTTGCCTCATCCATGGGAAGACGAAAATGCGAATGCAGGTTGTACTCCTGGTGATGGTTTTTCCGATACCCCTCCAACCGATCAGCCAACCTTTACTTGTCCTAGCAACCAAACACGTTGCAGTGGACAATTAACCCAATGGGAAAACTTTATGGATTATTCCGCTTGTCCTACCATGTTCACCACTCAGCAAGCCAATAAAATGAATACTATCCTGGCTACAACCTACAATTCAAATAATGGAATTGCCGGTCGTGCACAATTGGTTTCTTGGAGTGGTTGTAATTCCTCAACAGCAACCTTAAATGCCGCTTTCGTTGGTTCACCTACCACTGTTGTTGCTGGAAATACTGTAACGTTTACCGACCAATCAACAGGAAATCCAACCAGTTGGACCTGGACTTTTGCAGGTGGTTCTCCGTCAACTTTCTCAGGTCAAAATCCTCCCGTAATTACCTATAGTACACCCGGTGTTTATACCGTAACATTGGTTGTTTCAGATGGAACTAATTCTGATACTCAAACCAGCACCAACTATATTACAGTTACCTCTCAAGGTGGAGGTGGAGGTACCGGTTGTGATACTTTGTTTTATTTCAATGGCCTTTATTATTCTGTAGCTAGTACTGTTGATCCTAACTTTTCTATTGTTCCATCAGATAATGATGGTCTTACACCTAATACAAACAATCCAATGACATCAACAGATTGGGGAACCTATTATGATGTTATTGCAGTTGGTGATACCGATTTTTACCAATTGGCAACCTCCTATTTTGATAATCCCGGAACTGCTGATAACTGGATCATCTTTGGTCCTCTAACTGCCGGTACTCAAAGTTCAACCTTAAGCTGGTATCATTGGATGATTGATAATACTTACCGGGATGGATATGAAGTATTGGTAACTACTGCAGGAAACACCATCGCTGATTTTGCAGGTGCAACTACCATCGCCTCTTTCGCCGATAATGATCCTGCCACCGATGGTGATACTGTATGGACGGCACAAACTGCTAATTTGCCTGCTTCCTTCAATGGTCAGGATGTGTATATCGCATTCCATCATACGGCGAACGATATGTTTATTCTTGGATTAGACGAGTTTTTGTTTTCTAAATGTGATGCTGCAGTTGCCGCCTTAGATGCTAATTTCGTTGGAAATCCAACTACGGTAAATGTGGGTGGAACTGTCAACTTTACCGATTTAAGCACAGGAAACCCAACTTCATGGACCTGGACCTTCAACGGAGGTTCTCCTGCTACATTTAATGGACAAACTCCTCCTGCTATTACTTACAATACTGTTGGTTATTACACAGTTAGTTTAACTGTTTCAGATGGAACTAATTCTGACACTCAAACCAACTCCTATTATATCAACGTGGTTCAAACCAGTACTACCGATACTTGTTATACAAGACTTATCACTGACTTAGGTTCTTATTATGTAGATCCGGTTGATCAGGCCAATTTTGCCTTTAACTTCTATGATCAGGATCAAGGTACAGGTAATTCAGCCATTAATCCTCCTTTTGATGGTGACTGGCAATTGTTATACACCGTAGACTCTATTACAGGTGATACCAATAATTTCCTTGCAGCAACCTCTTGGTTCGATACCCCGGTTCAAGCTGACAACTGGTTTACCTTTGGACCATTGACTATCCAAAATGATACGGTTTTGGTTTCTTGGTGGCATCAGTATTTAGATAATGGTTTCAGAGATGGTTATGAAGTTTTGGTTTCTCCTGTTGGTCCAACTCCGGCTAATTTCCAAACTGTTAATGTTAGCTTGTATAATGTTACCGATAACGATGCCAGTACCGATGGTGATACTGTTTGGACTCCGCAAGCTGTTGTAATTAATGCAGCGGCCTATGTAGGAGCTCAAGTTTATGTTGCATTCCACCATTTTGGAAACGACCAATTCATTGTAATGGTTGATGATATTTGGGTTCAGGATTGTGACACCATTAACACCGTTATAACAGGAACCAAATCCAACACTCATGATCAAATGGCAATAGTTCCAAATCCATCCAATGGTGAGTTTTTCTTAAATTACCAATTTGGTACAAAAGAAAATTTGAACGTAACCATTATGGACGCTATGGGTCGAATCGTTTTTGAGCAATCTGTTACTGAAGCAGATGGTGGCATGTTGAAACTTAACCTTGAAAATAATGCCCAAGGAATTTACCATGCACGTATTCAACATGGCAATTCTGTAGCTGTTAAGAAATTGGTGATACAGCACTAG
- a CDS encoding O-antigen ligase family protein: MNKTLESKWLYGIVGAFILINTILVSMEFFYLPVLPVALGIVLLALLALDKLVLLIVFCTPLAVNITNIGGGVGMSIPTDPLLFGAMLIFFIKLLMSGRFDKKILAHPITIAILINIAWLGITSFSSSLPVVSFKYLLSRMWFVITYYFLASQLFKKEKSLFSYWWFYLIPFMGIIGYTVFRHYTFGFDQQSANWVMSPFYNDHTVYGAILAMFFPLLIFYTVSGYYSPSTRVFVAIVLVIYTIALVLSYTRAAWVSLIAAFGVFLAMKFRIKFTTLLSLGSVFLVILALSWTQIQMKLEKNRQDSADDFSKHVKSISNISSDASNLERLNRWNSAFRMFEQRPFMGWGPGTYAFKYAPFQLSKDKTIISTNAGDLGNAHSEYIGPLAESGVFGMTTFILILITSLYTGITLYFKVTDLYMKGLVMSITLGLITYYIHGFLNNFLDTDKASCPFWGFMAMLVMIDVYHIPSRQVEQVNEVD; encoded by the coding sequence ATGAATAAAACATTGGAGTCGAAATGGTTGTATGGTATTGTAGGAGCCTTTATCCTCATCAATACCATCTTGGTTTCGATGGAATTTTTCTACCTTCCGGTATTACCAGTGGCATTGGGTATTGTTTTATTAGCCTTATTGGCACTAGACAAGCTGGTTTTATTAATCGTATTTTGTACTCCTCTTGCAGTTAACATTACCAATATCGGAGGAGGCGTAGGAATGTCTATTCCAACGGATCCACTTTTGTTTGGAGCCATGTTGATTTTTTTTATCAAGCTGCTTATGTCGGGCAGGTTTGACAAGAAAATACTTGCTCATCCAATTACAATTGCCATATTAATAAATATTGCCTGGTTGGGTATTACCTCCTTTTCAAGCAGTTTACCGGTGGTATCATTCAAGTATTTATTATCTCGGATGTGGTTTGTAATAACTTACTACTTTTTAGCATCTCAGCTTTTTAAGAAAGAAAAATCGTTGTTTTCATATTGGTGGTTTTATTTAATTCCGTTTATGGGAATTATTGGATACACTGTCTTCCGTCATTACACGTTTGGTTTTGATCAACAATCGGCTAATTGGGTAATGTCGCCCTTTTATAATGACCATACCGTTTATGGTGCTATTTTGGCTATGTTTTTCCCCTTATTGATTTTTTATACAGTTTCCGGTTATTATTCTCCGTCTACCAGGGTTTTTGTTGCCATCGTTTTGGTCATCTATACTATTGCTTTGGTGTTATCCTATACGCGTGCTGCATGGGTAAGTCTGATAGCTGCTTTTGGAGTTTTTCTGGCAATGAAATTCAGAATTAAGTTTACAACTTTGCTCAGTCTTGGTTCTGTATTTTTAGTTATTCTGGCCTTGTCATGGACTCAGATTCAAATGAAACTAGAAAAGAATAGACAGGATAGCGCGGATGACTTTTCCAAACACGTAAAGAGTATTTCCAACATTTCTTCTGATGCCAGCAACTTGGAACGTTTAAACCGATGGAATTCAGCCTTTAGGATGTTTGAACAACGTCCGTTTATGGGTTGGGGTCCGGGAACTTATGCTTTTAAATATGCCCCATTTCAATTGAGCAAAGACAAAACCATTATTAGCACTAATGCCGGTGATTTAGGAAATGCTCATAGTGAATATATTGGACCATTAGCAGAAAGCGGAGTATTTGGAATGACTACCTTTATTTTAATTCTGATTACCAGCCTATATACCGGAATTACTTTGTATTTTAAGGTAACGGATTTATATATGAAGGGGTTGGTGATGTCAATTACCTTAGGTTTAATTACCTACTATATTCATGGGTTTCTGAATAACTTTTTAGATACAGATAAGGCATCTTGTCCATTTTGGGGATTTATGGCCATGTTAGTCATGATAGATGTTTATCATATTCCATCCAGGCAAGTTGAACAAGTTAATGAAGTAGATTAA
- a CDS encoding 30S ribosomal protein THX has protein sequence MGKGDIKSKRGKIANKSYGVRRLRTTGKLSASEIAEAKAAKAIQAVKSEKAKPAKKEAEVGDAKKAVKAKAK, from the coding sequence ATGGGAAAAGGAGATATCAAATCTAAAAGAGGAAAAATTGCAAACAAATCCTACGGTGTACGTCGTTTAAGAACTACAGGCAAACTAAGTGCATCAGAAATTGCAGAAGCAAAAGCAGCAAAGGCTATTCAAGCTGTTAAATCTGAAAAAGCAAAACCTGCAAAAAAAGAAGCTGAAGTAGGTGATGCAAAAAAAGCTGTAAAAGCTAAGGCTAAGTAA
- a CDS encoding ABC transporter permease, which translates to MKKQYSPFQLAWSRFLRIRSAVIALGFILAWLFLAVFATWIVPDKSENANTQLPELSGLKPLTSVVFLMDEKEGVPIEKSARGWVEFGSDIPVAKTVIESELDKRTYLLGNDRFGRDVLSRLVLGSRYSLAVGFVSVVISLLVGCLIGALAGYYRGWVDTCLSWFTTVIWSVPLMLLVIAITMALGKGLLPLFLAIGLATWVDVARVVRGQVLSLREKEYIEACRSFGYSDLRIIFIHILPNLSGILLVLASSNFASAILLESGLNFLGLGAQPPIPTWGNMIRDHIGYLFAGNGMALFAPSICVFLIVLAFSTVGNALRDAMDVKYLEKS; encoded by the coding sequence TTGAAAAAACAATACTCTCCTTTTCAATTGGCTTGGTCCAGGTTTCTCCGAATTCGGTCGGCGGTTATTGCCTTGGGATTTATTTTGGCATGGCTGTTTTTAGCTGTATTTGCAACTTGGATTGTTCCGGATAAATCGGAAAATGCCAATACCCAATTGCCCGAATTATCCGGTCTTAAGCCCCTAACTTCGGTGGTATTTCTGATGGATGAAAAGGAAGGTGTACCCATTGAAAAATCGGCTAGGGGATGGGTTGAGTTCGGATCAGATATTCCCGTTGCCAAAACAGTAATAGAATCCGAACTCGATAAAAGAACCTACCTGTTAGGAAATGATCGCTTTGGTCGGGATGTTCTAAGTCGTTTGGTTTTAGGTTCAAGATATTCTTTGGCAGTTGGTTTTGTTTCTGTTGTTATTTCTCTTTTAGTGGGATGTTTGATAGGAGCCTTGGCCGGTTATTATCGAGGATGGGTCGATACTTGCCTGAGTTGGTTTACAACTGTCATATGGTCGGTACCATTAATGCTCCTGGTAATTGCAATTACTATGGCCTTAGGAAAAGGTTTATTACCTCTCTTCTTAGCCATAGGATTGGCAACCTGGGTGGATGTGGCAAGGGTGGTTCGTGGACAAGTTTTATCTCTACGTGAAAAAGAATACATCGAAGCCTGTCGTTCCTTTGGTTATTCCGACCTGCGCATTATTTTTATTCATATTCTTCCCAATTTATCTGGTATTCTTCTGGTCTTGGCAAGCTCCAATTTCGCATCAGCCATTTTACTCGAAAGTGGACTAAATTTTTTAGGTTTAGGTGCCCAGCCTCCAATTCCTACTTGGGGTAATATGATACGAGATCATATCGGTTACCTTTTCGCCGGAAATGGTATGGCTTTGTTTGCACCAAGTATCTGCGTCTTCCTAATTGTTTTGGCATTTTCAACTGTTGGAAATGCATTAAGAGATGCTATGGATGTCAAGTACCTGGAAAAATCTTAA
- a CDS encoding PKD domain-containing protein, giving the protein MFNLATLNQFKLWMKTLGRALVLALISFASLLSRAQQFSVNGNASSLSCDCYRLTTASNTQFGSVWNNNLLDLSNPFDFSFDVFLGCNDGGADGMAFVLQPVSTSLGASGGGMGYQGITPSLAVEIDTYQNSSDPSYDHIAIMQNGGVDHGTGSNLAGPVQASSTSGNVEDCGYHVLRLVWDPAANSFQVFFDGVLRTSYNGNIIASIFGGNSQVYWGFTAATGGQNNEHRFCLNIIPSFNTATPSVCEGNPTQFNDASTSNLGSITQWTWNFGDGTPTVSGIQNPSHTYATAGNYNVTLTVNDISGCGASQTFPVLVLPSPQVTAGQDQSVCEGTLINLSIAPADPTLTYNWSPPDGIANPNAATTTWTALNTTNFTLTVTDANGCSGSDNFTITVFPNPEAQFTVSNHCLGDIAPFTDQSTVQGGTIVAWGYNLGDGFSANVQNPGYVYSAPGTYNTTLTVQDNNGCVATSAPVPVTVYPLPTPSFTSTNACLGTPNNFTSTSTPAGSLVLYAWDFGDNTNPVPGNAVSYTYTFSGQYLVTHAVQDNHGCISGVQQLVNVFDVPTANFTIADVCLGTQVCPVNTSTVAATETISTYDWDWGDGTPNDVVQSPCHTYASAGTYTVTLTVTTANGCSDVFTTSVTINQPPTASFTWNNVCDGQVMTFTNTSTSTDGVISNSDWNYGDGSVSLAQTNGSHSFASDATYNVVLDITSSLGCTATVTNAVTVYPAPNLAFTTTSECEDVPLTITDASTINPPATILGWSWDYGDGSAAGTGANTTHLYAAGTYDITLTVTTSDGCTASITNQAVAHPLPVTDFEVLPVCEGSPSLFTNQSSVSTGTITTYAWDFGGGNVSAQSNPSFTFTFNSPNTNYPVTLVTTTNQGCSSTATLNAVVNPNPVADYTSSPNPVCKGLPVTFSDNSTIPAPGTIDSWNYNFNQFQGAPGLPSTHAYTPVASFTYNTALIYNVSLIVTSDQGCTNTIVHQVEVSPIPTPDFSSDFVCLGNSTHFVDLSTVINGSITNWSWNFGDNSAANLTQFPTHSYGNDGSFQVSLTVTSDNGCTASITKEAVVNPLPQPNFSAAYVCIGNSTSFNNTSTINSGNIATHVWIYGDGSPNDTTFAPTHTYLSPNDYVVTLKCISDSGCVATTTNNYFVYPSPVPFFNYTIRGDSCQPVAVDFSEFSTVPTIGSQTNTIDPASILFDFGDNSQGTISNSQHVYTLPGVYDVSLTISTNHGCTATFTEPALVVVNPLPVAQFFPNKLEVDMFAPTIEFTHYSEDAVEWLYDFGDGTFSDDSNSFRTFVDTGCFDVTLRVWNQFGCEDQITKEVCVFPLYALYIPSAFTVNEDKKNAIFNAQGEGVKEFEMKVFNRWGEEVFWTKSLDNGWDGIVQTTGADAQQGVYTYSVNATDFKDRKYNYKGRVTLIR; this is encoded by the coding sequence ATGTTTAATTTAGCAACCTTAAACCAATTTAAACTTTGGATGAAAACCTTAGGTAGGGCACTTGTTTTAGCTTTAATTTCTTTTGCATCGTTGCTATCAAGGGCTCAACAATTCTCTGTTAATGGGAATGCCAGTTCATTAAGTTGTGATTGTTATCGATTAACCACGGCCTCCAATACCCAATTTGGATCGGTTTGGAACAATAATTTATTGGACTTAAGCAATCCATTTGATTTTTCTTTTGATGTATTTTTAGGTTGTAATGATGGAGGTGCCGATGGAATGGCTTTTGTACTTCAACCGGTTAGTACAAGTCTTGGCGCATCGGGAGGAGGAATGGGATACCAGGGTATTACACCTTCATTGGCTGTTGAAATTGATACCTATCAAAATTCAAGTGATCCATCGTATGATCACATTGCCATTATGCAAAATGGGGGAGTGGATCATGGCACCGGTTCCAATTTGGCCGGTCCGGTTCAGGCAAGTTCTACCAGCGGCAATGTGGAAGATTGCGGTTATCATGTGTTGCGCTTGGTTTGGGATCCTGCCGCCAATAGCTTTCAGGTTTTTTTTGATGGGGTTTTAAGAACCTCCTATAACGGAAATATTATCGCTTCGATTTTTGGTGGTAATAGTCAGGTTTATTGGGGTTTTACAGCAGCTACCGGTGGACAAAACAATGAACATAGGTTTTGCTTAAATATAATTCCAAGCTTTAACACAGCTACCCCATCGGTTTGCGAAGGAAATCCAACCCAGTTTAATGATGCCAGTACTTCCAATTTAGGTTCTATAACCCAGTGGACCTGGAACTTTGGAGATGGAACTCCAACTGTTTCCGGAATTCAAAACCCGTCTCATACCTATGCTACAGCAGGAAATTACAACGTTACCTTAACCGTAAATGATATCAGTGGTTGTGGCGCTAGTCAAACTTTTCCTGTGCTTGTTTTGCCTTCACCTCAGGTTACTGCAGGTCAGGATCAAAGTGTTTGTGAAGGGACTTTAATTAACCTTTCCATTGCTCCTGCTGATCCTACCTTAACCTATAATTGGAGTCCACCCGATGGTATAGCCAATCCCAATGCGGCCACCACCACCTGGACAGCCCTGAACACCACTAATTTTACCTTAACTGTTACGGATGCCAATGGATGTTCCGGATCAGATAATTTTACTATAACTGTATTTCCTAATCCGGAAGCACAATTTACTGTTTCCAATCATTGTTTAGGAGATATTGCTCCTTTTACAGACCAATCAACTGTGCAAGGTGGAACCATTGTAGCCTGGGGTTATAACTTGGGTGATGGATTTTCTGCGAATGTTCAAAATCCAGGTTATGTCTATTCAGCACCGGGAACCTATAATACAACCTTAACCGTGCAGGATAATAATGGTTGTGTGGCAACCAGTGCGCCGGTTCCTGTAACTGTTTATCCCTTGCCAACCCCATCATTTACATCTACCAATGCTTGTTTAGGTACACCGAATAATTTCACCAGTACTTCCACCCCTGCCGGAAGTTTAGTTCTGTATGCATGGGATTTTGGCGATAATACCAATCCGGTTCCGGGAAATGCAGTGAGTTATACCTATACTTTTTCCGGTCAGTATTTGGTAACCCATGCCGTTCAGGATAACCATGGATGTATCTCCGGAGTGCAGCAATTGGTTAATGTGTTTGATGTTCCAACAGCTAATTTCACCATAGCGGATGTTTGTTTGGGAACTCAGGTTTGTCCGGTAAATACCAGCACTGTTGCAGCCACAGAAACTATTTCCACTTATGATTGGGATTGGGGAGATGGCACCCCTAATGATGTTGTTCAATCACCTTGTCATACTTATGCCTCTGCCGGAACTTACACCGTAACTTTAACTGTAACTACTGCCAATGGTTGTTCGGATGTATTTACCACCAGTGTAACAATTAATCAACCACCAACAGCCTCATTTACCTGGAATAATGTGTGTGACGGCCAGGTAATGACATTTACCAATACCAGCACATCTACGGATGGTGTGATTTCCAATAGCGATTGGAATTATGGCGATGGTTCGGTAAGTTTAGCTCAAACAAATGGGTCTCATAGTTTTGCCAGTGATGCTACATATAATGTTGTATTAGATATCACCTCCTCTTTAGGTTGCACTGCTACAGTTACCAATGCTGTTACTGTTTACCCTGCACCTAATTTAGCTTTTACCACAACTTCGGAATGTGAAGATGTACCATTAACTATTACCGATGCTTCAACTATTAATCCACCTGCAACCATTCTTGGTTGGAGTTGGGATTATGGAGATGGTTCAGCGGCAGGGACAGGTGCAAATACAACACATTTGTATGCAGCAGGCACCTATGACATTACATTAACCGTAACAACTTCCGATGGGTGTACGGCCTCCATAACCAATCAGGCTGTAGCTCATCCGCTGCCGGTAACTGATTTTGAAGTGCTGCCTGTTTGTGAAGGTAGTCCATCGTTATTTACCAATCAAAGTTCAGTTTCTACTGGTACTATTACCACATATGCCTGGGATTTTGGAGGTGGTAACGTGAGTGCACAATCTAATCCTAGCTTTACCTTTACTTTTAATTCTCCTAATACTAATTATCCGGTTACCTTGGTTACCACAACCAACCAAGGATGTTCAAGCACTGCCACACTAAATGCTGTTGTAAATCCAAATCCGGTTGCAGATTATACTTCCAGTCCAAATCCGGTTTGTAAAGGTTTGCCGGTTACTTTTTCTGATAATAGCACAATTCCTGCACCCGGTACTATTGACTCCTGGAATTATAACTTCAATCAGTTTCAAGGTGCACCTGGTTTGCCAAGTACGCATGCCTACACCCCTGTTGCCAGTTTCACTTACAATACTGCACTTATTTACAATGTAAGTTTAATAGTTACCAGTGATCAGGGTTGCACCAATACCATTGTGCATCAAGTGGAAGTTTCACCTATCCCCACTCCTGATTTTTCGTCTGATTTTGTTTGTTTAGGAAACAGCACCCATTTTGTTGATTTAAGTACCGTAATCAATGGTTCAATAACGAATTGGTCTTGGAATTTTGGTGATAATTCGGCTGCCAATTTAACCCAGTTTCCAACTCATTCTTATGGTAATGATGGAAGCTTTCAGGTGTCGTTAACGGTAACAAGTGATAATGGATGTACTGCTTCTATAACCAAAGAAGCTGTGGTAAATCCTTTACCACAGCCTAATTTTTCAGCAGCGTATGTTTGTATTGGTAATTCCACAAGTTTTAATAATACATCCACCATTAATTCGGGAAATATTGCAACTCATGTTTGGATTTATGGAGATGGTAGTCCAAACGATACGACCTTTGCACCAACACATACCTACTTAAGTCCGAATGATTATGTAGTAACTTTGAAATGTATCAGCGATTCAGGTTGTGTAGCCACTACTACTAACAATTACTTTGTTTACCCTTCCCCTGTGCCGTTTTTCAATTACACCATTCGTGGCGATTCATGTCAGCCGGTAGCGGTTGATTTTTCTGAGTTTTCTACGGTACCAACCATTGGGTCACAAACCAATACCATAGATCCGGCAAGTATTTTATTTGATTTTGGTGACAATTCTCAAGGTACCATTTCTAATTCCCAACATGTCTATACCTTACCGGGGGTTTATGATGTAAGTTTAACAATTTCGACCAATCATGGCTGTACTGCAACTTTTACTGAACCGGCTTTGGTGGTTGTTAATCCTTTGCCTGTAGCTCAGTTTTTCCCTAATAAACTGGAAGTAGATATGTTTGCTCCTACCATTGAATTCACACATTATTCAGAAGATGCAGTAGAATGGTTATATGATTTTGGTGATGGTACCTTTTCAGACGATTCCAATTCATTTAGAACCTTTGTGGATACCGGTTGCTTTGATGTTACTTTGAGGGTTTGGAATCAATTTGGTTGTGAAGATCAGATTACCAAGGAGGTTTGTGTATTTCCATTGTATGCCCTGTATATTCCAAGTGCCTTTACTGTAAATGAGGATAAGAAGAATGCCATATTTAATGCACAAGGAGAAGGGGTAAAGGAATTTGAGATGAAAGTATTTAATCGCTGGGGAGAAGAAGTGTTTTGGACCAAAAGTTTGGATAATGGTTGGGATGGAATCGTGCAAACTACAGGAGCTGATGCTCAACAAGGAGTTTATACTTATTCGGTGAACGCCACAGACTTTAAGGATAGAAAATACAATTACAAAGGAAGAGTAACGTTAATCAGATAA